In Streptomyces sp. NBC_01551, one DNA window encodes the following:
- a CDS encoding 3-hydroxyacyl-CoA dehydrogenase NAD-binding domain-containing protein, producing the protein MSTTAELLKGAAELFPDEVVTSAHVRHLDLPFGAGRFALVTLDNGFDHTKPTTFGPQSLANLNAAIDQVEQEALAGSIVGAGITGKPFIFAVGADLKGVELLKKHDEALAIGKGGHDVFKRLASLAVPTFAYYNGAAMGGGVEVGLHCTYRTVSKAIPAFSLPEVFLGLVPGWGGCALLPNLIGAERAVSVIIENSLNQNRQLKGKQVFELGIADALFEGADFLEQSLIWTAQVLKGETEVVRAEVDRGEAWDAAVAKGRFIADSKVHGAAPAAYRALDIIAAAKDGDLQAGFDAEDTALADLIMGGELRSGIYAFNLVQKRAKRPAGAPDKSLARPVTKVGVVGAGLMASQLALLFLRRLEVPVVLTDIDQERVDKGVGYVHAEIQKLLGKGRINQDKANRLTALVTGVLDKAEGFADADFIIEAVFEEMSVKQKVFAEVEAVAPAHAILATNTSSLSVSEMASKLQHPGRVVGFHFFNPVAILPLLEIVRGEQTDDASLATAFGVARKLKKTAVLTKDAPAFVVNRILTRFMGEIQNVIDEGTPVVTAEKAIEPLGLPMSPLVLLELVGPAIGLHVSETLNRAFPERFTVSPNLAAVVKAGKRGFYVYDSGKPELDPEVAALLVQGDSVLTEEQVRDRVLDAVAQEIGLMLEEGVVAEAQDIDLCLITGAGWPFHLGGITPYLDREGVSERVNGKKFLAPGVASVPA; encoded by the coding sequence GTGAGCACCACCGCTGAGCTCCTGAAGGGCGCGGCCGAGCTGTTCCCGGACGAGGTCGTCACGTCCGCGCACGTCCGCCACCTGGACCTGCCGTTCGGCGCCGGGCGCTTCGCGCTCGTCACGCTGGACAACGGCTTCGACCACACCAAGCCGACCACCTTCGGCCCGCAGTCCCTCGCCAACCTGAACGCGGCGATCGACCAGGTCGAGCAGGAGGCCCTCGCGGGCTCCATCGTCGGCGCGGGCATCACCGGCAAGCCGTTCATCTTCGCGGTCGGCGCCGACCTCAAGGGCGTCGAGCTGCTGAAGAAGCACGACGAGGCGCTCGCCATCGGCAAGGGCGGCCACGACGTCTTCAAGCGCCTGGCCTCGCTGGCCGTCCCCACCTTCGCGTACTACAACGGCGCGGCGATGGGCGGCGGTGTCGAGGTCGGTCTGCACTGCACCTACCGCACCGTCTCGAAGGCCATCCCGGCCTTCTCCCTGCCCGAGGTCTTCCTCGGCCTGGTTCCGGGCTGGGGCGGCTGCGCCCTCCTGCCGAACCTGATCGGCGCGGAGCGCGCGGTCTCGGTGATCATCGAGAACTCGCTCAACCAGAACCGCCAGCTCAAGGGCAAGCAGGTCTTCGAGCTCGGCATCGCCGACGCGCTCTTCGAGGGCGCCGACTTCCTGGAGCAGTCCCTCATCTGGACCGCTCAGGTCCTCAAGGGCGAGACCGAGGTCGTACGCGCCGAGGTCGACCGCGGCGAGGCCTGGGACGCGGCCGTCGCCAAGGGCCGCTTCATCGCGGACTCCAAGGTGCACGGCGCCGCTCCGGCCGCCTACCGCGCGCTGGACATCATCGCCGCGGCCAAGGACGGCGACCTCCAGGCCGGCTTCGACGCCGAGGACACCGCGCTGGCGGACCTCATCATGGGCGGCGAGCTGCGCTCGGGCATCTACGCCTTCAACCTGGTCCAGAAGCGCGCCAAGCGCCCGGCCGGCGCCCCGGACAAGTCCCTGGCCCGTCCGGTCACCAAGGTCGGCGTCGTCGGCGCGGGCCTGATGGCCTCGCAGCTGGCGCTGCTGTTCCTGCGCCGCCTGGAGGTGCCGGTGGTCCTCACCGACATCGACCAGGAGCGCGTGGACAAGGGTGTGGGCTACGTCCACGCCGAGATCCAGAAGCTGCTCGGCAAGGGCCGCATCAACCAGGACAAGGCCAACCGCCTGACCGCCCTGGTGACCGGTGTGCTCGACAAGGCCGAGGGCTTCGCGGACGCGGACTTCATCATCGAGGCCGTGTTCGAGGAGATGTCCGTCAAGCAGAAGGTGTTCGCGGAGGTCGAGGCGGTCGCCCCGGCGCACGCGATCCTCGCCACCAACACCTCCTCGCTGTCGGTGTCGGAGATGGCCTCCAAGCTCCAGCACCCGGGGCGCGTGGTCGGCTTCCACTTCTTCAACCCGGTCGCGATCCTCCCGCTGCTGGAGATCGTCCGCGGGGAGCAGACCGACGACGCCTCGCTGGCCACGGCCTTCGGTGTCGCGCGGAAGCTGAAGAAGACCGCGGTCCTCACCAAGGACGCCCCGGCGTTCGTCGTGAACCGCATCCTGACCCGCTTCATGGGCGAGATCCAGAACGTCATCGACGAGGGCACCCCGGTCGTCACGGCGGAGAAGGCCATCGAGCCGCTCGGCCTGCCGATGTCCCCGCTGGTGCTGCTGGAGCTCGTGGGACCCGCGATCGGTCTGCACGTCTCCGAGACCCTGAACCGCGCCTTCCCGGAGCGCTTCACCGTCTCCCCGAACCTGGCTGCGGTCGTCAAGGCCGGCAAGCGCGGCTTCTACGTCTACGATTCCGGCAAGCCGGAGCTGGACCCCGAGGTCGCCGCCCTCCTGGTGCAGGGCGACTCCGTCCTGACGGAGGAGCAGGTCCGCGACCGCGTCCTGGACGCGGTGGCGCAGGAGATCGGCCTGATGCTGGAGGAGGGTGTCGTGGCCGAGGCCCAGGACATCGACCTCTGCCTCATCACGGGCGCCGGCTGGCCCTTCCACCTGGGCGGCATCACGCCGTACCTGGACCGCGAGGGTGTCTCGGAGCGCGTGAACGGCAAGAAGTTCCTCGCCCCGGGCGTGGCGAGCGTCCCGGCCTAG
- a CDS encoding acetyl-CoA C-acyltransferase, whose product MPRTVRDVVFVDGVRTPFGKAGPKGIYHETRADDLVVKAIRELLRRNPDLDPKKIDEVAIAATTQIGDQGLTLGRTAGILAGLPQSVPGYSIDRMCAGALTAVTAVAGGVAFGAYDVALAGGVEHMGRHPMGEGVDPNPRFVSEKLVDESALFMGMTAENLHDRYPTITKLRADEYAVRSQEKAAKAYADGKIQQDLVPISVRNTNAEVGETGWGLVTTDEPMRPGTTLENLANLKTPFRTHGRVTAGNAAGLNDGATAAIIASEDFARENNLPVKMRLVSYSFAGVEPEVMGYGPIPATEKALAQAGLSIEDIGLFEINEAFAVQVLAFLEHYGIADDDARVNQYGGAIAFGHPLASSGVRLMTQLARQFEEQPHVRYGLTTMCVGFGMGATVIWENPNFNAEGDSK is encoded by the coding sequence GTGCCTCGTACCGTCAGGGACGTCGTCTTCGTCGACGGCGTCCGCACCCCGTTCGGCAAGGCGGGCCCGAAGGGCATCTACCACGAGACCCGCGCCGACGACCTCGTCGTGAAGGCGATCCGGGAGCTGCTGCGCCGCAACCCGGACCTGGACCCCAAGAAGATCGACGAGGTCGCCATCGCCGCGACCACGCAGATCGGCGACCAGGGCCTCACGCTGGGCCGCACGGCCGGCATCCTCGCGGGCCTCCCGCAGTCCGTCCCGGGCTACTCCATCGACCGCATGTGCGCCGGCGCGCTGACCGCCGTGACCGCCGTCGCGGGCGGCGTGGCCTTCGGTGCGTACGACGTCGCCCTCGCCGGCGGTGTCGAGCACATGGGCCGCCACCCCATGGGCGAGGGCGTCGACCCGAACCCGCGCTTCGTCTCCGAGAAGCTGGTCGACGAGTCCGCCCTGTTCATGGGCATGACCGCCGAGAACCTGCACGACCGGTACCCGACGATCACCAAGCTCCGCGCCGACGAGTACGCCGTGCGCTCGCAGGAGAAGGCCGCCAAGGCGTACGCCGACGGCAAGATCCAGCAGGACCTGGTCCCGATCTCGGTGCGCAACACCAACGCGGAGGTCGGTGAGACGGGCTGGGGCCTGGTCACCACCGACGAGCCGATGCGCCCGGGCACCACGCTGGAGAACCTGGCGAACCTGAAGACCCCGTTCCGTACCCACGGCCGGGTCACCGCGGGCAACGCCGCCGGTCTCAACGACGGTGCCACCGCCGCGATCATCGCGTCCGAGGACTTCGCCCGCGAGAACAACCTCCCGGTCAAGATGCGCCTCGTCTCGTACTCCTTCGCGGGTGTCGAGCCGGAGGTCATGGGCTACGGCCCGATCCCGGCCACCGAGAAGGCCCTCGCCCAGGCCGGCCTGTCCATCGAGGACATCGGCCTGTTCGAGATCAACGAGGCCTTCGCGGTCCAGGTCCTCGCGTTCCTGGAGCACTACGGCATCGCCGACGACGACGCCCGCGTGAACCAGTACGGCGGCGCCATCGCATTCGGCCACCCGCTCGCCTCCTCGGGCGTGCGCCTGATGACGCAGCTGGCCCGCCAGTTCGAGGAGCAGCCGCACGTCCGCTACGGCCTGACCACCATGTGCGTCGGCTTCGGCATGGGCGCCACGGTCATCTGGGAGAACCCGAACTTCAACGCCGAGGGAGACTCCAAGTGA